The [Clostridium] celerecrescens 18A genomic sequence AATCCGGAACCGTGGCACCTCCATAAGTAGCAACTCCCAATGTCATGAGCTGTAATGTCGCACCAACGACCAGACCTGTTGGCAAATCCCCCAATAATGCCCCGGTAATCACAGCCGCGAACAAAGGGGTATACAATCCGCATTGAATGGAAATCTGATCAACTACAGCAATCACGGTATACAGAATCAATCCAATAACAACCAACAAAGAAACTCCCTGCATGTTTTACCTCCTTTTCATGCCTCATGCCTTTTCACTCCATAGGCAATGTGTATGTTTTTTTATAGTATAAGCGCTTATATTTAGTATTATAGCATGTATGTAATCATTTTACAATATATTAATTTAATTAGTTTTAAATGTAATTATATTACATTATTAGATAAAGCAATTTGCTGTTTAAAGGTATAAAAGGGCTTATTCAGGCATCCCTTCCGGAGCAGGATAAAACAAAATGTTTATGGGCATCACCATGTAGGAAGTCAAAAAAGTATCGGTCGTCTGGACCGATACTTTTAAACTTTGTTTAACTTTCATAATGAAATAAAATGACTTTTTAATGTATCTAACCGATCTAGAATTAAATTTTTCAAGCCGGCTGGATTGATCGAGATAATCCGTTTACCGTAAATAGTGAAATAATCGGCGATAAACGGTTCTTCCCCTTTCTTATAAAAACCTCTTATATAATATTTCCCATTTTCCTGTTGCAGCTCCATTGATGGATAATGCTCTTTATAGAATATATCCACGCCTTTGGCGGTAACACCAACCTCAAAGTCAATGGAATCATGATCCCGAAACATTTCTTTCGGTGAAATAAGAAATTCAGAAAGCGGCTTTGCTATATATTTATCGCTAGGCTGTACAAAATAAATTTTATCACAGCGGAACACTTGCGGCTTTTTCGTCTGGAAATTGTACGCCGTTGCATACCACTGACCATAGGCAGAGGTAATATCAAAGAACTGAACATAATACTGCTTCTTAAGTTCTCCCTTTGTATAGTGGACTTCACAGACGTTTTCATCAACCGCCATGTGCAGGATATCCTGCAGGCAGTTACATACATTCTTGCTTTTGTAACTCCCTAAGCGAAAAATCAATTCCATCTTCCGTAAATTCTTTATTCGTTCTTCTGATATACATCCTTCAAACTTTTGCTTTAGCTTTTGGACGTTCAAATGAAAAGGCGTGGATTGATAGGCGTTAAGCGTTTGCATGGCAAAATACAGCGCCTGAACCTCGTCAACCGTAAAAACAATTGGGGATAATAATCGATTGGGAAGGATGCCATAACATCCGTTCCGCCCAGTCTTAGAATATATCGGCATGCCGATTTCTTCTAAGGACTGAATGTCCCGAAGCGCTGTACTTTTGGAAATAGAATATCTGTCCATTATGCTTTTGAGACTGAAAAACTTTTTATCATTTAAGTATATCATCATATCATTCAGCCGCTCTGATTTTTTCATGGATTTATCCTCTTTCTGATTAAATGGTTTCACTAAATGAAACCATTATACATTATACTGCAAACATAGCAATAAATAAAGCAAAGGAGAATTAATTATGAATGCAAAACAAGAATTCACCCGACTGATCCACACACAAACCGAGATTGCTCTGGCTACATGTACTGACGGTCAGCCCAATGTGAGGATTGTAAATTTCTGTTTTGAC encodes the following:
- a CDS encoding helix-turn-helix transcriptional regulator, translated to MKKSERLNDMMIYLNDKKFFSLKSIMDRYSISKSTALRDIQSLEEIGMPIYSKTGRNGCYGILPNRLLSPIVFTVDEVQALYFAMQTLNAYQSTPFHLNVQKLKQKFEGCISEERIKNLRKMELIFRLGSYKSKNVCNCLQDILHMAVDENVCEVHYTKGELKKQYYVQFFDITSAYGQWYATAYNFQTKKPQVFRCDKIYFVQPSDKYIAKPLSEFLISPKEMFRDHDSIDFEVGVTAKGVDIFYKEHYPSMELQQENGKYYIRGFYKKGEEPFIADYFTIYGKRIISINPAGLKNLILDRLDTLKSHFISL